Sequence from the Aquimarina sp. Aq107 genome:
GAATCTCAGCAAGAAAAACAGGACATCAAAATTAAGCTCACGCAATATCAAAACGAAAAATCAGTAGCTCAATATCTAGCTTTAAAAAAGCAATTAAATCCTCATTTTCTATTTAATAGTTTTAATAGTTTATCCGGTTTAATAAGTATTGACGCTAAAAAAGCTGAATACTTTTTACAAGAACTTTCCAACATATATCGATATAATTTAACTCAAAGTGAAGAGGTAGTTGTACCTCTAAAAAAAGAGTTAGAACTCATCAATTCTTACATGTCTTTACAAAAGATTCGATTTGGAGAAAGTATTATTTTTCAAAATAATATTGAAGAATCTAAATTACATCTTTTACTACCACCAATGACTTTAGAGTTACTTTTCGAAAATGCTATTAAACATAACAGCGTAGACATCAATAAGCCATTGAAAATAACGATATCTATTGAAAATCTGAACCTTAAGGTTATTAACAATTTCCAACCCAAAAATAATGATTATGAAAAATCACTTGGTATTGGACAAAAAAACCTAGTTAATCAGTACAAAATGTTACATACAAAAATTCCTGAATTTAACATACTTAACAACAATTACATTGCATCCATACCACTTATTCAACCAGAAATATGACCAAAGCTATTATTATAGAAGACGAAAGTATTGCTGCTATTAGATTACAAAACCTAATTCAAGAAGTCAATAACCAAATAATGATTGTTAAGGTTCTGACCTCCATAAATGAATCAATACAGTATTTATCGACAGAGAGTCCTGACTTAATTTTTTTGGACATCAATTTATCCGATGGATATTCTTTCGAAATATTTAAAATCCTTGAAATCAACACCCCTATAATTTTTACTACTGCATATTCGGAATATGCAATTAAAGCATTCGAGCAAAACAGTATTGATTATCTTTTAAAACCTGTTGCTAAAAACTCATTATCAAGAAGTATCGACAAATTCTTTGAGCTTAATAAAAATCAATTACCTGAATACAAAAAATTATTTCTTCACAATGAAAAAGAATATAAAAAAAGGTTTTTAGCAAAAATAAACAACAGTCTTAAGACTATTGAAATTGATGAAATTGCTTACTTCTACACGGAAGAAAAATTAACTTTTATTCAACTGTGGAGTGGAAAAAAAATCCCAATTGATTTTTCTTTAAAAAAATTAGAGCAAGAATTAGATCCTTCCAATTTTTTTAGAATAAACAGAAAATATATAATTCATCTAAAATGTATTGAAGAAATGTACTATACATCTAAATCTAGAATAAAAGTATCGTTAACTCCAGTTGCTACTGAAAATAACATTTTTGTAGCTATAGAAAAATTGGGGAAATTTAAAAAATGGCTGTCGCTGTAAATAAAGTACTTTATTATTATCTACGTTTCTTTTTTTTATTAAGAAGGAATACATTTTAACCGATGTTTACGATTACATAAAGGCAACTACACTATTGTTATTACAAAAAAAAACTCTTAGATTAAAAAGAACGGGATTAGATTAATTAATAAACAAATCATCTATTTTTTTAGAACAATTCTCCCAAGTATAAGGCAACACGGTTTCTCTAACATCTGTTTTAATTAAAAATGCCTTTTCTATTAAGGGAATTACTTCTTTATAATTGGCATCTATATCAAACAAGAAACCATTCTCCCCTTCTGTAATAAGATCTGGACAAAAACCAGTTCTTGATGCTACGGGAACGCAATTAGACATCATTGCTTCTAAGACAGGCACAGGACCTCCTTCGATCAAAGACGGAGATACAAAAACATCTATTTTACTGTACAAATCTGGATAAGAATCATAAGGTTTTTCTTCA
This genomic interval carries:
- a CDS encoding sensor histidine kinase, with the translated sequence MKTNRIYFYLFIILLFNAFHLISEIYTADLKEGLSETLILLPVSFIYTLFIFWSRVYLKTKLVPKIIDIENRSQFLGVWTTVIITKAISLTFLWQTVAYTFENDKELERSFFDLVFWLVLLINFAVIAFVYFIEIFLESQQEKQDIKIKLTQYQNEKSVAQYLALKKQLNPHFLFNSFNSLSGLISIDAKKAEYFLQELSNIYRYNLTQSEEVVVPLKKELELINSYMSLQKIRFGESIIFQNNIEESKLHLLLPPMTLELLFENAIKHNSVDINKPLKITISIENLNLKVINNFQPKNNDYEKSLGIGQKNLVNQYKMLHTKIPEFNILNNNYIASIPLIQPEI
- a CDS encoding LytTR family DNA-binding domain-containing protein; translation: MTKAIIIEDESIAAIRLQNLIQEVNNQIMIVKVLTSINESIQYLSTESPDLIFLDINLSDGYSFEIFKILEINTPIIFTTAYSEYAIKAFEQNSIDYLLKPVAKNSLSRSIDKFFELNKNQLPEYKKLFLHNEKEYKKRFLAKINNSLKTIEIDEIAYFYTEEKLTFIQLWSGKKIPIDFSLKKLEQELDPSNFFRINRKYIIHLKCIEEMYYTSKSRIKVSLTPVATENNIFVAIEKLGKFKKWLSL